The DNA region TTCACCAGGCCGGCGGAGTTTTTGGCTCAAGCGACGCAGGCGCGGGCCGCAGCCAGCTGAAAGATCAGCAGGCAATCGACCGGAACCCGCGCGTTGGCGCCTGGGTTCAAGAACCCGGTTCGAAAATCTTGCCGCCTGTACCAATTATTGGTATACCTCATTTTGAGGTGATCACCATGGGCAAAAACACATCTTTCGCGCTCGGCGACCATTTTGTCTCCTTCGTCGAGGGGAAAGTTGCCGAGGGTCGTTATGCGTCGGCAAGCGATGTCGTGCGCGCCGGTCTGAGGTTGCTCGAAGAGCAGGAGACGAGACTTGCGGTGTTGCGTGCCGCGCTGGTCG from Rhizobiales bacterium GAS188 includes:
- a CDS encoding antitoxin ParD1/3/4 translates to MGKNTSFALGDHFVSFVEGKVAEGRYASASDVVRAGLRLLEEQETRLAVLRAALVEGEASGPATPFDFDAFLARKRGQDAPGA